DNA from Clostridia bacterium:
ACTCAGCCTGTTTTTGGCCCTCTGCCTATGCTTCGGGTTCGTTTCGGTCTCCGCTGTCGCCGCGGACGGATCCGGCAGTCTCGGAAATTTTGCAAAGAATAACGTTTGGAACGATTCCCTGTTTGATGATGTGGCGGAAACGGACTGGTTTAACGAAAACATCCGGTCAGTCTATGAATACGGTCTGATGGTCGGTAAGGGAGAGGGAAGTTTCGCCCCCTCCGCCAGTGTCAGCGTCGCCGAAATACTGACCGTAGCCGCTCGCCTGCATGCGGTTTACCATACGGGAAGCGACGCTTTCGCTCCGACGGATCCGTGGTATGCCTGTTATGCCGCGTACTGTGTGGAGAACGGGATCGTCTCCTCTCTTCCGGAGGAAATGAACGCCCCCGCCGCGCGCGGTCTTGTCGCCGAAATTCTCTGCGCGGCATTGCCTCAGACAGAATATGAGGCGATCAACAGCGTAAAGGACGGATCGATCCCGGATGTGGCTGCGGACGATGTCTTCGGACCGGCGGTTTATCGGCTGTATCGCGCCGGGATCATGGTCGGGAACGATGAAGCGGGAACATTCGCTCCATATTCCGATGTGAAGAGGAGCGAGGTCGCGGCTATACTGACTCGGATCATCGATAAGCCCCTGCGAAAGAACATCACCCTCCCCGTTTCGGTATAGCCCTCAAATCTGACGTCTGGTTCGACATACTCCGGGGGCGGCGGAGGCGGGGGGCTTCCGTCTGACTGGCCCCCGAAGCCGGAAGATCCTGTCGACGAGCTGACGGCAGCCTATCGGAAGCTGGTCAAAGAGCAGACCAACTACCATCTTAAGGATACACGGGAAAACGTGTTGATTTACAAAACGTCGGTGGAACAGTATGACTATGATTATGACGGGCAGTTCATACGCGCTGTTTATCACAGCGACGACGATTTTTCGGAGGAAAAGTACTTCTTCAGGAATGACAGCGGTGAACTGGAATACGGTCTGATAAACAAGTTCGGTACGTGGTGCTTAATGGACGAGTTGGCTTTTAAGTACACCCGCTTCGATTTCCCCGTTTTCCCGTCGGATATCGATTCTTCTCTCTATGCAGATATCGGGGACGGATGGTATCAGGCGTCAGAGTCGTCGCGAAACGATGAAGCCACCCGTGTGATAAAGTATCTGTCGGACAAATACGAAGCGGGAACTTACACGGTCGAAGACTTCCGGATCCAGGTGAAGGACGGACGCGTTTGCGCGATGTTCCTCTCTTATACAAACGAGGTGTGGAACGGTACCACGACCCATACCGACACTTTCGAATTCTCCGACTTTGAAAACGTCGCACTCGATTTCCCCGAAAACTATGCCGTAACTATCACGGCTGCCGATTTGTTGGACAGCTGGCGTAAGGGTGAATCGATAGACGGTATGACGGTTTCTTTCTCCGGATATATCATCGGTTTCATGGATAACTGCCTCATCCTGATAGACAAGACCAATCGCGTGATCCCAGTGTATATCGAAGGGATCGATCCCTCCTCTATTGAGATCGGAGACTGCCTGGATCTGATCGGCACGGTCGACTGCGGCCGCTTCCGCGGCGGCGTACCTGTTATCGCAGTCGACGATCCCGATTTGGCGGAAGCTTATTACGGTTATCTTTACGGTATCCCGACCTCCGGCGACGATCTGGAGTCTCTGACGAAATCCGGTTTCGATCTGGTGGACTTTACGTGTCTGGTCGTTCCGGATATCCCGGACGAAGAGGAACTAAAAAAAGCGGATTATATGCTCTGTGTCAGCGACGCGTACGGACATGAGGCTTTCCTCTACCTCGGCGATCCCGACACGGCGCAGCAGTATCCGGATGGGAATGCCGCGCGGTTCCGGACTGAGCTTCGCGCATATGTCCATGAACTGCTCGAAGCTTCGGGCGGATCCGTGTGCGAACTGGACTTTACGTCCATCCTTCTTATGGACAGCTCCGTATTCGCTCCCATCCACGAAACCCAGTACCGAAAGTCCGACGGACCGGCTCTCATCATATCCCCCGCCGTCCTAACGATACGGTCGAACTCAGAGACTACTCTTAAGGAAGCGCTCGCCGGTGTTGCCGTAGAACACAAGAGCGGGAGCGGTGAAAAAACGCCCGTCCTTGAACTGGATTACGACTGCCCCGGCGGCTTTGATCCCGAAACGCCCGGCGACTATGAAGTCCGCGTGGTATACAAAGGGATCGAACTTAGCTGCACGATCCGGATACTCGACGCAAAAGACGGGGTGTATCTGGACAAAATGGCCGCGGACACACTGAAGGATCTGAAATATCAGGGGATATATCCGGGAGCGAGCCTCCCCGCCGATAAAAACGTGAACATTCTGGTCATTCCGATTCGGTTCAACGATTCGCCCGCGTATGACGTCGATCTCGAAACCGCGTTCAATTCAACAGACCACTCCACCGGCTGGTACTCGCTGCGGGAGTATTATGAGGAGGTATCCTTTGGCAAACTCCGTTTAAACGCCACGATCACGTCGCCCTTTGAGACCGGGATGGATACGAAAACCGCCAAAAGCACCTACCAGTATGACATGCCGGGAGAGATCGCAAAGCTGGCAATAGCACACATTGACAGCGAGGGGTTTGATTACTCCCGGTATGACCAGAACGAAGACGGCAATATCGATTGCGTCTATCTTGTTTATGACGCTCCGCTCGTCGATTCGTGGAGCGATTGGTGGAGCTACTCCAGTTATACTGTCGGAGGAGAGTTTGACGGGAAAAAGCTTGATCAGTACATTTGGATCAGCGAGGAGACCTTCCTGCGCGATTTCTGGACCTTAAGCGCGACGAATGCGCCTGCCGAGGATACTGACGGCGTTGCGCTGAACTGCAGAACACTTATCCACGAAACCGGCCACGCGCTTGGACTCGAGGACCTGTACGGCAACACGTGCAACCCGACCGGCGATACGATGATGATGTGCTCCAATTTGGGAGACCACGACCCGCTGTCGAAGATGATCCTCGGTTGGATCCAGCCGGCTTTTGACTACGCAAGCCCTCAGGAGCATCTGAAACTTCGGTCCTATACGACGACCGGTGACGCGCTGATCATTTCCCCCGATGAAGAGCAGAGCTATTTCAAGGAGTACTACACCGTGTCGCTGTATACGCCGGAGGGAGTCAACGAAGCTTTCAAGGACAAGAAAACAGGGCTTTTCTCAAAACCCGGCCTTGTTATATACCATGTCAGAGGCAAGCTGTCGGAAGAATATATCTCGTCAACAAGCTATTTCGAAGCATCCAACCGCAGCAATCATCTTGACAATGCCCTGATCCGGCTCATCCAAAACAACGGACGGGACACGCTGGGAGACGATAGGCTTGCCCTGGCGAGCGACGATGATCTGTATCTGCCGGGTGATTCCTATACCTTCACATGGGGGGAGGATTCCAGTGCGTCGTCGATGACCATGACCGTGAACAAAATCTATCTGGATGAAAACGGCGTATGGTGCGCGGACATCACGCTGAAATAAAGCCGATCCGACGCGCAAAGACGCAGAACTGAGAAAAGGGGCTGCAGCGAAATAAAAAATCGCTGCAGCCCCCCGCTGTTTATCGGCAAAATTGCATTATCTTTCTTATCCGCGCACTCACGTTATTGTGTTCGCTGTCTTTATGCCGCTAAGCTCGGAGGCTTCAAGTCCCTTGTACATATTGCCTGTCTCAAGCATAAGCTTAAGCTTATTTTAGCTCTTTTTAACGCTTGCGCGGCTTCCTTCAGACAATTTCACCACATTTTTCTCTCCCAGGCTGATATAAACCTGAGCATCCCTTCCCGTAGAGATGACGTCGCTGTCATGCAGCGTCATGCCCACGGACGGCTTTACGCTTTTTGAACCCGATTCCACTACAGAGGCCTCTCCCGAAAATCTTGTCAAATATAAAATAATATATTTCATGCTCTGCCCGATAAAAGTCGCACTTGATAATACGTTTTATTTATATTACTATATAAATAAAGTATTTTCTGTGCAAAATCACGCGAAAAAAAGCTTCCTGCAAACGAAGCAAATCATAGAGAGGCTTATTATGAAAAAAACTATATCACTTATTATGCTTGCGGCTTTCATGATCTTTTTATTTGCATCATGTTCCGGCGGCGATACGAAAAGCGAAGACGCGCCGGACATGTCGGCTTCCGCAGAGCCTTCGTTCGACGAGCTTCTTCATATAACGAGCGAAAGCTTTTCGTTCGTTGAATGGAGCGACGATTATTTTACCGTCCTTGCAACGTGCGAGTATTCTCTGCCCGCGCTTACCGACGAATGCGCCGCCGCCTATCCGAAGCTTGCGGCCTCCCTTTCAAAGAACAACGAGCTTATGAAAGAAAACATGGCGAGCGAATATGAAAGCAATATCGCAATGGCGCTCGAGCTCATAGAACTTTTAGGCGACGACTTTTACAGAAACGAGACTAAAAACGAATTCTACGTGCGCCGCGCGGACAGCCGTGCTTTAAGCCTTCTTTGCTTTGCCTATTCCTACACCGGAGGAGCACACGGCATGTACGCCTACTACGGCGTGAACTACGACCCGGAAAGCGGCGAGGAGCTTAATTTGACCGACGTTATTGCCGATACATCACTTCTTCCCGACGCCGTGCGCGAAAAGATGAGCGAGCAATGCGGCGACGCCGAGTTTTTCGACGACCTTGAAATAGGCGATTACGTTGCAGAGCATATCGATACGCTTTCGTGGACATTGGATTACGACGCCGTAACGCTATACTTCTCGCCCTACGAGATAGCGCCCTACGCCTACGGCGAGATCACGGTAAAGCTGCCGTTTTGCGAGTATCCCGATCTCGTTAAAAGCGAATACACGAATACGCCCGACGCTTACGCCGTGCAGCTTGTGGAATAC
Protein-coding regions in this window:
- a CDS encoding S-layer homology domain-containing protein, producing MPHFKRILSLFLALCLCFGFVSVSAVAADGSGSLGNFAKNNVWNDSLFDDVAETDWFNENIRSVYEYGLMVGKGEGSFAPSASVSVAEILTVAARLHAVYHTGSDAFAPTDPWYACYAAYCVENGIVSSLPEEMNAPAARGLVAEILCAALPQTEYEAINSVKDGSIPDVAADDVFGPAVYRLYRAGIMVGNDEAGTFAPYSDVKRSEVAAILTRIIDKPLRKNITLPVSV